Proteins from a single region of Apis mellifera strain DH4 linkage group LG7, Amel_HAv3.1, whole genome shotgun sequence:
- the LOC409933 gene encoding glucose transporter type 1 isoform X8 translates to MADSRGFKPINQLWQSAAVSTDPDSECLYEEISGLSGSQDTEPGPAGAAVGEEEEEEEEEEEEEEDEEEDEEDGGRGRGGGRGRRGRLDFGAQVGGSSWWRQGKGRSERSIASGGHTGTTGRKKASKSVGTSARSRSRSADRPPTTGRQGDIIRVEEEQYASRRSYVEPGTGAVLPPPVTGLKLTRGRATSTVARYLHSASTNTGHYHHHHHGLHGQYPPGGRPTGRHHQHHHPSRGSFSNETQEEVQEDDEATLRELLVSLQKQVSVMSMNLSAKLDELQRGDRQLETTVALCEIRTQLQELTKSVESCQSEVSEVKRDMVAIKHELDTVQQVKEEIEELREYVDRLEEHSHRRKLRLLEQGLTLFLSYAILAAVLGMLQFGYNTGVINAPEVNIENFMKDVYKDRYGEDISDDYVKRLYSVAVSIFAIGGMLGGFSGGIIANRFGRKGGLLLNNVLGIVGGCLMGFTKMAHSYEMLFFGRFIIGVNCGLNTSLVPMYISEIAPLNLRGGLGTVNQLAVTVGLLVSQVLGIEQILGTDEGWPVLLLLAICPAILQLLLLPVCPESPRYLLITKQWEEEARKALRRLRASNQVEEDIEEMRAEERAQQAESRISMTELICSPTLRAPLIIGVVMQLSQQLSGINAVFYYSTNLYTSSGLTEESAKFATIGIGSIMVVMTLVSIPLMDRTGRRTLHLYGLGGMFIFSIFITISFLIKEFFGYVQEMIDWMSYLSVVSTLFFVVFFAVGPGSIPWMITAELFSQGPRPAAMSIAVLVNWIANFVVGIGFPSMKTSLENYTFLPFSAFLAIFWIFTYKQVPETKNKTFEEILALFRHGNDRSMLNCVNALEGHIPPAESAALMVAEEKPHPDSL, encoded by the exons ATGGCCGATTCACGCGGCTTCAAGCCAATAAACCAGTTGTGGCAGAGCGCAGCAGTGTCGACGGACCCGGATTCGGAGTGCCTCTACGAAGAGATCTCGGGCCTTTCGGGGTCCCAGGATACGGAACCAGGGCCGGCTGGTGCCGCCGtcggcgaggaggaggaggaggaggaggaggaggaggaagaggaggaggacgaggaggaggacgaggaggacgggggaagagggaggggagggggaagggggaggagggggaggctcGATTTTGGCGCACAGGTCGGCGGTAGCAGCTGGTGGAGGCAGGGGAAGGGGAGAAGCGAGAGATCAATCGCCTCAGGCGGGCATACCGGCACGACCGGTCGCAAGAAAGCGAGCAAAAGTGTTGGGACTAGCGCGAGATCGCGCAGCAGATCGGCCGATCGGCCGCCGACAACCGGGCGTCAGGGCGACATCATCAGGGTGGAGGAGGAGCAGTATGCCTCACGAAGAAGTTACGTGGAGCCCGGTACAGGCGCCGTACTGCCGCCACCTGTCACCGGCCTCAAGCTGACCAGGGGGCGTGCAACCAGCACCGTCGCCCGCTATTTGCACTCGGCCTCGACCAACACCGGTCATTATCACCATCATCACCACGGGCTGCACGGACAGTATCCGCCCGGCGGCAGGCCGACCGGTAGGCATCACCAGCATCATCACCCAAGCCGCGGCTCGTTCAGTAATGAGACGCAGGAAGAGGTACAGGAGGACGATGAAGCCACTCTACGGGAGTTGCTTGTAAG TCTGCAGAAACAGGTCAGCGTTATGAGTATGAACTTGAGTGCCAAGCTGGACGAGCTGCAGCGGGGTGACCGCCAGCTGGAGACCACCGTCGCCCTCTGCGAGATCCGCACGCAGCTGCAGGAGCTCACCAAGAGCGTAGAGTCTTGCCAGAGCGAGGTCAGCGAGGTCAAACGGGACATGGTCGCGATCAAG CACGAACTAGATACGGTACAGCAGGTGAAAGAAGAGATAGAGGAATTACGAGAATACGTGGATCGACTAGAAGAACATTCTCATCGACGGAAACTTAGACTTTTGGAGCAG GGGCTAACACTTTTCCTGTCGTATGCAATACTGGCAGCAGTTTTAGGAATGTTGCAGTTTGGATACAACACTGGGGTTATTAACGCGCCGGAAGTG aacattgaaaatttcatgaaaGATGTGTACAAGGATAGATACGGGGAGGACATTTCAGACGATTACGTGAAGAGATTGTATTCCGTGGCCGTGAGCATATTTGCGATTGGTGGTATGCTAGGCGGTTTTAGCGGAGGGATAATTGCCAACAGATTTGGCAG AAAGGGGGGCTTACTGCTAAACAACGTGCTGGGCATCGTGGGGGGGTGCCTGATGGGTTTTACAAAGATGGCTCACTCGTATGAAATGTTATTCTTTGGACGGTTCATCATCGGTGTCAATTGTGGCTTAAACACCTCGTTGGTTCCCATGTACATATCGGAGATAGCACCACTGAACCTGAGAGGCGGCCTAGGCACGGTGAACCAGCTCGCTGTTACGGTGGGCCTCCTGGTCTCCCAGGTGCTGGGCATCGAGCAAATCCTTGGAACAGACGAGGGTTGGCCAGTTCTCTTATTACTAGCTATCTGCCCTGCCATTCTACAGTTATTGCTGCTTCCAGTTTGCCCCGAATCTCCAAG ATATTTGCTCATTACTAAACAGTGGGAGGAGGAAGCCCGTAAAGCTTTGAGGAGGTTGAGAGCCAGTAACCAAGTGGAAGAAGACATCGAAGAAATGAGAGCCGAAGAACGAGCTCAACAAGCCGAGTCTAGAATATCGATGACAGAGCTCATATGTAGCCCAACTTTGAGAGCACCTCTTATCATCGGTGTGGTTATGCAACTTTCCCAACAGCTTTCAGGCATTAACGCT GTATTTTACTATTCGACAAATTTGTATACTAGTTCTGGTTTGACAGAGGAGAGTGCCAAGTTTGCAACCATTGGCATAGGTTCCATTATGGTTGTTATGACGTTAGTATCCATCCCTCTTATGGATAGGACAGGAAGACGTACATTGCACTTATACGGTCTTGGTGGCATGtttatcttttcaatattcatcacaatttcttttctcataaag GAGTTTTTCGGTTATGTGCAGGAAATGATTGACTGGATGTCTTATCTGTCGGTCGTCTCGACGCTCTTTTTCGTCGTATTTTTTGCCGTGGGCCCCGGCTCCATCCCGTGGATGATCACGGCCGAACTGTTCTCGCAAGGCCCCAGACCTGCGGCCATGTCCATCGCGGTCCTCGTCAATTGGATAGCTAATTTTGTGGTTGGCATCGGTTTTCCAAGTATGAAG ACTAGCCTTGAAAACTACACGTTCCTACCATTCAGTGCATTCCTAGCCATCTTCTGGATCTTCACGTACAAGCAGGTTCCTGAGACCAAGAATAAAACATTCGAAGAAATTCTAGCTTTATTCAGGCATGGTAACGACAG GAGCATGCTAAACTGTGTGAATGCATTAGAGGGACACATACCGCCAGCAGAGAGTGCAGCCCTGATGGTGGCCGAGGAGAAGCCACATCCTGATTCAT TATGA
- the LOC409933 gene encoding glucose transporter type 1 isoform X12, whose protein sequence is MADSRGFKPINQLWQSAAVSTDPDSECLYEEISGLSGSQDTEPGPAGAAVGEEEEEEEEEEEEEEDEEEDEEDGGRGRGGGRGRRGRLDFGAQVGGSSWWRQGKGRSERSIASGGHTGTTGRKKASKSVGTSARSRSRSADRPPTTGRQGDIIRVEEEQYASRRSYVEPGTGAVLPPPVTGLKLTRGRATSTVARYLHSASTNTGHYHHHHHGLHGQYPPGGRPTGRHHQHHHPSRGSFSNETQEEVQEDDEATLRELLVSLQKQVSVMSMNLSAKLDELQRGDRQLETTVALCEIRTQLQELTKSVESCQSEVSEVKRDMVAIKHELDTVQQVKEEIEELREYVDRLEEHSHRRKLRLLEQGLTLFLSYAILAAVLGMLQFGYNTGVINAPEVNIENFMKDVYKDRYGEDISDDYVKRLYSVAVSIFAIGGMLGGFSGGIIANRFGRKGGLLLNNVLGIVGGCLMGFTKMAHSYEMLFFGRFIIGVNCGLNTSLVPMYISEIAPLNLRGGLGTVNQLAVTVGLLVSQVLGIEQILGTDEGWPVLLLLAICPAILQLLLLPVCPESPRYLLITKQWEEEARKALRRLRASNQVEEDIEEMRAEERAQQAESRISMTELICSPTLRAPLIIGVVMQLSQQLSGINAVFYYSTNLYTSSGLTEESAKFATIGIGSIMVVMTLVSIPLMDRTGRRTLHLYGLGGMFIFSIFITISFLIKEFFGYVQEMIDWMSYLSVVSTLFFVVFFAVGPGSIPWMITAELFSQGPRPAAMSIAVLVNWIANFVVGIGFPSMKTSLENYTFLPFSAFLAIFWIFTYKQVPETKNKTFEEILALFRHGNDRSSLRDSRLYGSIRIE, encoded by the exons ATGGCCGATTCACGCGGCTTCAAGCCAATAAACCAGTTGTGGCAGAGCGCAGCAGTGTCGACGGACCCGGATTCGGAGTGCCTCTACGAAGAGATCTCGGGCCTTTCGGGGTCCCAGGATACGGAACCAGGGCCGGCTGGTGCCGCCGtcggcgaggaggaggaggaggaggaggaggaggaggaagaggaggaggacgaggaggaggacgaggaggacgggggaagagggaggggagggggaagggggaggagggggaggctcGATTTTGGCGCACAGGTCGGCGGTAGCAGCTGGTGGAGGCAGGGGAAGGGGAGAAGCGAGAGATCAATCGCCTCAGGCGGGCATACCGGCACGACCGGTCGCAAGAAAGCGAGCAAAAGTGTTGGGACTAGCGCGAGATCGCGCAGCAGATCGGCCGATCGGCCGCCGACAACCGGGCGTCAGGGCGACATCATCAGGGTGGAGGAGGAGCAGTATGCCTCACGAAGAAGTTACGTGGAGCCCGGTACAGGCGCCGTACTGCCGCCACCTGTCACCGGCCTCAAGCTGACCAGGGGGCGTGCAACCAGCACCGTCGCCCGCTATTTGCACTCGGCCTCGACCAACACCGGTCATTATCACCATCATCACCACGGGCTGCACGGACAGTATCCGCCCGGCGGCAGGCCGACCGGTAGGCATCACCAGCATCATCACCCAAGCCGCGGCTCGTTCAGTAATGAGACGCAGGAAGAGGTACAGGAGGACGATGAAGCCACTCTACGGGAGTTGCTTGTAAG TCTGCAGAAACAGGTCAGCGTTATGAGTATGAACTTGAGTGCCAAGCTGGACGAGCTGCAGCGGGGTGACCGCCAGCTGGAGACCACCGTCGCCCTCTGCGAGATCCGCACGCAGCTGCAGGAGCTCACCAAGAGCGTAGAGTCTTGCCAGAGCGAGGTCAGCGAGGTCAAACGGGACATGGTCGCGATCAAG CACGAACTAGATACGGTACAGCAGGTGAAAGAAGAGATAGAGGAATTACGAGAATACGTGGATCGACTAGAAGAACATTCTCATCGACGGAAACTTAGACTTTTGGAGCAG GGGCTAACACTTTTCCTGTCGTATGCAATACTGGCAGCAGTTTTAGGAATGTTGCAGTTTGGATACAACACTGGGGTTATTAACGCGCCGGAAGTG aacattgaaaatttcatgaaaGATGTGTACAAGGATAGATACGGGGAGGACATTTCAGACGATTACGTGAAGAGATTGTATTCCGTGGCCGTGAGCATATTTGCGATTGGTGGTATGCTAGGCGGTTTTAGCGGAGGGATAATTGCCAACAGATTTGGCAG AAAGGGGGGCTTACTGCTAAACAACGTGCTGGGCATCGTGGGGGGGTGCCTGATGGGTTTTACAAAGATGGCTCACTCGTATGAAATGTTATTCTTTGGACGGTTCATCATCGGTGTCAATTGTGGCTTAAACACCTCGTTGGTTCCCATGTACATATCGGAGATAGCACCACTGAACCTGAGAGGCGGCCTAGGCACGGTGAACCAGCTCGCTGTTACGGTGGGCCTCCTGGTCTCCCAGGTGCTGGGCATCGAGCAAATCCTTGGAACAGACGAGGGTTGGCCAGTTCTCTTATTACTAGCTATCTGCCCTGCCATTCTACAGTTATTGCTGCTTCCAGTTTGCCCCGAATCTCCAAG ATATTTGCTCATTACTAAACAGTGGGAGGAGGAAGCCCGTAAAGCTTTGAGGAGGTTGAGAGCCAGTAACCAAGTGGAAGAAGACATCGAAGAAATGAGAGCCGAAGAACGAGCTCAACAAGCCGAGTCTAGAATATCGATGACAGAGCTCATATGTAGCCCAACTTTGAGAGCACCTCTTATCATCGGTGTGGTTATGCAACTTTCCCAACAGCTTTCAGGCATTAACGCT GTATTTTACTATTCGACAAATTTGTATACTAGTTCTGGTTTGACAGAGGAGAGTGCCAAGTTTGCAACCATTGGCATAGGTTCCATTATGGTTGTTATGACGTTAGTATCCATCCCTCTTATGGATAGGACAGGAAGACGTACATTGCACTTATACGGTCTTGGTGGCATGtttatcttttcaatattcatcacaatttcttttctcataaag GAGTTTTTCGGTTATGTGCAGGAAATGATTGACTGGATGTCTTATCTGTCGGTCGTCTCGACGCTCTTTTTCGTCGTATTTTTTGCCGTGGGCCCCGGCTCCATCCCGTGGATGATCACGGCCGAACTGTTCTCGCAAGGCCCCAGACCTGCGGCCATGTCCATCGCGGTCCTCGTCAATTGGATAGCTAATTTTGTGGTTGGCATCGGTTTTCCAAGTATGAAG ACTAGCCTTGAAAACTACACGTTCCTACCATTCAGTGCATTCCTAGCCATCTTCTGGATCTTCACGTACAAGCAGGTTCCTGAGACCAAGAATAAAACATTCGAAGAAATTCTAGCTTTATTCAGGCATGGTAACGACAG GAGCAGCTTGCGGGACAGCAGACTTTATGG GTCAATtaggatagaataa
- the LOC409933 gene encoding glucose transporter type 1 isoform X5: MADSRGFKPINQLWQSAAVSTDPDSECLYEEISGLSGSQDTEPGPAGAAVGEEEEEEEEEEEEEEDEEEDEEDGGRGRGGGRGRRGRLDFGAQVGGSSWWRQGKGRSERSIASGGHTGTTGRKKASKSVGTSARSRSRSADRPPTTGRQGDIIRVEEEQYASRRSYVEPGTGAVLPPPVTGLKLTRGRATSTVARYLHSASTNTGHYHHHHHGLHGQYPPGGRPTGRHHQHHHPSRGSFSNETQEEVQEDDEATLRELLVSLQKQVSVMSMNLSAKLDELQRGDRQLETTVALCEIRTQLQELTKSVESCQSEVSEVKRDMVAIKHELDTVQQVKEEIEELREYVDRLEEHSHRRKLRLLEQGLTLFLSYAILAAVLGMLQFGYNTGVINAPEVNIENFMKDVYKDRYGEDISDDYVKRLYSVAVSIFAIGGMLGGFSGGIIANRFGRKGGLLLNNVLGIVGGCLMGFTKMAHSYEMLFFGRFIIGVNCGLNTSLVPMYISEIAPLNLRGGLGTVNQLAVTVGLLVSQVLGIEQILGTDEGWPVLLLLAICPAILQLLLLPVCPESPRYLLITKQWEEEARKALRRLRASNQVEEDIEEMRAEERAQQAESRISMTELICSPTLRAPLIIGVVMQLSQQLSGINAVFYYSTNLYTSSGLTEESAKFATIGIGSIMVVMTLVSIPLMDRTGRRTLHLYGLGGMFIFSIFITISFLIKEFFGYVQEMIDWMSYLSVVSTLFFVVFFAVGPGSIPWMITAELFSQGPRPAAMSIAVLVNWIANFVVGIGFPSMKTSLENYTFLPFSAFLAIFWIFTYKQVPETKNKTFEEILALFRHGNDRSSLRDSRLYGCVCSWIRAIFRRTRSTGEITAPASPATLSEQRCLTMGNSSS, translated from the exons ATGGCCGATTCACGCGGCTTCAAGCCAATAAACCAGTTGTGGCAGAGCGCAGCAGTGTCGACGGACCCGGATTCGGAGTGCCTCTACGAAGAGATCTCGGGCCTTTCGGGGTCCCAGGATACGGAACCAGGGCCGGCTGGTGCCGCCGtcggcgaggaggaggaggaggaggaggaggaggaggaagaggaggaggacgaggaggaggacgaggaggacgggggaagagggaggggagggggaagggggaggagggggaggctcGATTTTGGCGCACAGGTCGGCGGTAGCAGCTGGTGGAGGCAGGGGAAGGGGAGAAGCGAGAGATCAATCGCCTCAGGCGGGCATACCGGCACGACCGGTCGCAAGAAAGCGAGCAAAAGTGTTGGGACTAGCGCGAGATCGCGCAGCAGATCGGCCGATCGGCCGCCGACAACCGGGCGTCAGGGCGACATCATCAGGGTGGAGGAGGAGCAGTATGCCTCACGAAGAAGTTACGTGGAGCCCGGTACAGGCGCCGTACTGCCGCCACCTGTCACCGGCCTCAAGCTGACCAGGGGGCGTGCAACCAGCACCGTCGCCCGCTATTTGCACTCGGCCTCGACCAACACCGGTCATTATCACCATCATCACCACGGGCTGCACGGACAGTATCCGCCCGGCGGCAGGCCGACCGGTAGGCATCACCAGCATCATCACCCAAGCCGCGGCTCGTTCAGTAATGAGACGCAGGAAGAGGTACAGGAGGACGATGAAGCCACTCTACGGGAGTTGCTTGTAAG TCTGCAGAAACAGGTCAGCGTTATGAGTATGAACTTGAGTGCCAAGCTGGACGAGCTGCAGCGGGGTGACCGCCAGCTGGAGACCACCGTCGCCCTCTGCGAGATCCGCACGCAGCTGCAGGAGCTCACCAAGAGCGTAGAGTCTTGCCAGAGCGAGGTCAGCGAGGTCAAACGGGACATGGTCGCGATCAAG CACGAACTAGATACGGTACAGCAGGTGAAAGAAGAGATAGAGGAATTACGAGAATACGTGGATCGACTAGAAGAACATTCTCATCGACGGAAACTTAGACTTTTGGAGCAG GGGCTAACACTTTTCCTGTCGTATGCAATACTGGCAGCAGTTTTAGGAATGTTGCAGTTTGGATACAACACTGGGGTTATTAACGCGCCGGAAGTG aacattgaaaatttcatgaaaGATGTGTACAAGGATAGATACGGGGAGGACATTTCAGACGATTACGTGAAGAGATTGTATTCCGTGGCCGTGAGCATATTTGCGATTGGTGGTATGCTAGGCGGTTTTAGCGGAGGGATAATTGCCAACAGATTTGGCAG AAAGGGGGGCTTACTGCTAAACAACGTGCTGGGCATCGTGGGGGGGTGCCTGATGGGTTTTACAAAGATGGCTCACTCGTATGAAATGTTATTCTTTGGACGGTTCATCATCGGTGTCAATTGTGGCTTAAACACCTCGTTGGTTCCCATGTACATATCGGAGATAGCACCACTGAACCTGAGAGGCGGCCTAGGCACGGTGAACCAGCTCGCTGTTACGGTGGGCCTCCTGGTCTCCCAGGTGCTGGGCATCGAGCAAATCCTTGGAACAGACGAGGGTTGGCCAGTTCTCTTATTACTAGCTATCTGCCCTGCCATTCTACAGTTATTGCTGCTTCCAGTTTGCCCCGAATCTCCAAG ATATTTGCTCATTACTAAACAGTGGGAGGAGGAAGCCCGTAAAGCTTTGAGGAGGTTGAGAGCCAGTAACCAAGTGGAAGAAGACATCGAAGAAATGAGAGCCGAAGAACGAGCTCAACAAGCCGAGTCTAGAATATCGATGACAGAGCTCATATGTAGCCCAACTTTGAGAGCACCTCTTATCATCGGTGTGGTTATGCAACTTTCCCAACAGCTTTCAGGCATTAACGCT GTATTTTACTATTCGACAAATTTGTATACTAGTTCTGGTTTGACAGAGGAGAGTGCCAAGTTTGCAACCATTGGCATAGGTTCCATTATGGTTGTTATGACGTTAGTATCCATCCCTCTTATGGATAGGACAGGAAGACGTACATTGCACTTATACGGTCTTGGTGGCATGtttatcttttcaatattcatcacaatttcttttctcataaag GAGTTTTTCGGTTATGTGCAGGAAATGATTGACTGGATGTCTTATCTGTCGGTCGTCTCGACGCTCTTTTTCGTCGTATTTTTTGCCGTGGGCCCCGGCTCCATCCCGTGGATGATCACGGCCGAACTGTTCTCGCAAGGCCCCAGACCTGCGGCCATGTCCATCGCGGTCCTCGTCAATTGGATAGCTAATTTTGTGGTTGGCATCGGTTTTCCAAGTATGAAG ACTAGCCTTGAAAACTACACGTTCCTACCATTCAGTGCATTCCTAGCCATCTTCTGGATCTTCACGTACAAGCAGGTTCCTGAGACCAAGAATAAAACATTCGAAGAAATTCTAGCTTTATTCAGGCATGGTAACGACAG GAGCAGCTTGCGGGACAGCAGACTTTATGG TTGTGTTTGCAGCTGGATCAGAGCGATCTTCCGACGCACCCGCTCAACCGGAGAGATCACCGCCCCCGCTTCCCCCGCCACGCTTTCCGAACAGCGGTGTCTGACAATGGGAAACAGCTCCTCTTAA
- the LOC409933 gene encoding glucose transporter type 1 isoform X3 produces MADSRGFKPINQLWQSAAVSTDPDSECLYEEISGLSGSQDTEPGPAGAAVGEEEEEEEEEEEEEEDEEEDEEDGGRGRGGGRGRRGRLDFGAQVGGSSWWRQGKGRSERSIASGGHTGTTGRKKASKSVGTSARSRSRSADRPPTTGRQGDIIRVEEEQYASRRSYVEPGTGAVLPPPVTGLKLTRGRATSTVARYLHSASTNTGHYHHHHHGLHGQYPPGGRPTGRHHQHHHPSRGSFSNETQEEVQEDDEATLRELLVSLQKQVSVMSMNLSAKLDELQRGDRQLETTVALCEIRTQLQELTKSVESCQSEVSEVKRDMVAIKHELDTVQQVKEEIEELREYVDRLEEHSHRRKLRLLEQGLTLFLSYAILAAVLGMLQFGYNTGVINAPEVNIENFMKDVYKDRYGEDISDDYVKRLYSVAVSIFAIGGMLGGFSGGIIANRFGRKGGLLLNNVLGIVGGCLMGFTKMAHSYEMLFFGRFIIGVNCGLNTSLVPMYISEIAPLNLRGGLGTVNQLAVTVGLLVSQVLGIEQILGTDEGWPVLLLLAICPAILQLLLLPVCPESPRYLLITKQWEEEARKALRRLRASNQVEEDIEEMRAEERAQQAESRISMTELICSPTLRAPLIIGVVMQLSQQLSGINAVFYYSTNLYTSSGLTEESAKFATIGIGSIMVVMTLVSIPLMDRTGRRTLHLYGLGGMFIFSIFITISFLIKEFFGYVQEMIDWMSYLSVVSTLFFVVFFAVGPGSIPWMITAELFSQGPRPAAMSIAVLVNWIANFVVGIGFPSMKTSLENYTFLPFSAFLAIFWIFTYKQVPETKNKTFEEILALFRHGNDRSMLNCVNALEGHIPPAESAALMVAEEKPHPDSFVFAAGSERSSDAPAQPERSPPPLPPPRFPNSGV; encoded by the exons ATGGCCGATTCACGCGGCTTCAAGCCAATAAACCAGTTGTGGCAGAGCGCAGCAGTGTCGACGGACCCGGATTCGGAGTGCCTCTACGAAGAGATCTCGGGCCTTTCGGGGTCCCAGGATACGGAACCAGGGCCGGCTGGTGCCGCCGtcggcgaggaggaggaggaggaggaggaggaggaggaagaggaggaggacgaggaggaggacgaggaggacgggggaagagggaggggagggggaagggggaggagggggaggctcGATTTTGGCGCACAGGTCGGCGGTAGCAGCTGGTGGAGGCAGGGGAAGGGGAGAAGCGAGAGATCAATCGCCTCAGGCGGGCATACCGGCACGACCGGTCGCAAGAAAGCGAGCAAAAGTGTTGGGACTAGCGCGAGATCGCGCAGCAGATCGGCCGATCGGCCGCCGACAACCGGGCGTCAGGGCGACATCATCAGGGTGGAGGAGGAGCAGTATGCCTCACGAAGAAGTTACGTGGAGCCCGGTACAGGCGCCGTACTGCCGCCACCTGTCACCGGCCTCAAGCTGACCAGGGGGCGTGCAACCAGCACCGTCGCCCGCTATTTGCACTCGGCCTCGACCAACACCGGTCATTATCACCATCATCACCACGGGCTGCACGGACAGTATCCGCCCGGCGGCAGGCCGACCGGTAGGCATCACCAGCATCATCACCCAAGCCGCGGCTCGTTCAGTAATGAGACGCAGGAAGAGGTACAGGAGGACGATGAAGCCACTCTACGGGAGTTGCTTGTAAG TCTGCAGAAACAGGTCAGCGTTATGAGTATGAACTTGAGTGCCAAGCTGGACGAGCTGCAGCGGGGTGACCGCCAGCTGGAGACCACCGTCGCCCTCTGCGAGATCCGCACGCAGCTGCAGGAGCTCACCAAGAGCGTAGAGTCTTGCCAGAGCGAGGTCAGCGAGGTCAAACGGGACATGGTCGCGATCAAG CACGAACTAGATACGGTACAGCAGGTGAAAGAAGAGATAGAGGAATTACGAGAATACGTGGATCGACTAGAAGAACATTCTCATCGACGGAAACTTAGACTTTTGGAGCAG GGGCTAACACTTTTCCTGTCGTATGCAATACTGGCAGCAGTTTTAGGAATGTTGCAGTTTGGATACAACACTGGGGTTATTAACGCGCCGGAAGTG aacattgaaaatttcatgaaaGATGTGTACAAGGATAGATACGGGGAGGACATTTCAGACGATTACGTGAAGAGATTGTATTCCGTGGCCGTGAGCATATTTGCGATTGGTGGTATGCTAGGCGGTTTTAGCGGAGGGATAATTGCCAACAGATTTGGCAG AAAGGGGGGCTTACTGCTAAACAACGTGCTGGGCATCGTGGGGGGGTGCCTGATGGGTTTTACAAAGATGGCTCACTCGTATGAAATGTTATTCTTTGGACGGTTCATCATCGGTGTCAATTGTGGCTTAAACACCTCGTTGGTTCCCATGTACATATCGGAGATAGCACCACTGAACCTGAGAGGCGGCCTAGGCACGGTGAACCAGCTCGCTGTTACGGTGGGCCTCCTGGTCTCCCAGGTGCTGGGCATCGAGCAAATCCTTGGAACAGACGAGGGTTGGCCAGTTCTCTTATTACTAGCTATCTGCCCTGCCATTCTACAGTTATTGCTGCTTCCAGTTTGCCCCGAATCTCCAAG ATATTTGCTCATTACTAAACAGTGGGAGGAGGAAGCCCGTAAAGCTTTGAGGAGGTTGAGAGCCAGTAACCAAGTGGAAGAAGACATCGAAGAAATGAGAGCCGAAGAACGAGCTCAACAAGCCGAGTCTAGAATATCGATGACAGAGCTCATATGTAGCCCAACTTTGAGAGCACCTCTTATCATCGGTGTGGTTATGCAACTTTCCCAACAGCTTTCAGGCATTAACGCT GTATTTTACTATTCGACAAATTTGTATACTAGTTCTGGTTTGACAGAGGAGAGTGCCAAGTTTGCAACCATTGGCATAGGTTCCATTATGGTTGTTATGACGTTAGTATCCATCCCTCTTATGGATAGGACAGGAAGACGTACATTGCACTTATACGGTCTTGGTGGCATGtttatcttttcaatattcatcacaatttcttttctcataaag GAGTTTTTCGGTTATGTGCAGGAAATGATTGACTGGATGTCTTATCTGTCGGTCGTCTCGACGCTCTTTTTCGTCGTATTTTTTGCCGTGGGCCCCGGCTCCATCCCGTGGATGATCACGGCCGAACTGTTCTCGCAAGGCCCCAGACCTGCGGCCATGTCCATCGCGGTCCTCGTCAATTGGATAGCTAATTTTGTGGTTGGCATCGGTTTTCCAAGTATGAAG ACTAGCCTTGAAAACTACACGTTCCTACCATTCAGTGCATTCCTAGCCATCTTCTGGATCTTCACGTACAAGCAGGTTCCTGAGACCAAGAATAAAACATTCGAAGAAATTCTAGCTTTATTCAGGCATGGTAACGACAG GAGCATGCTAAACTGTGTGAATGCATTAGAGGGACACATACCGCCAGCAGAGAGTGCAGCCCTGATGGTGGCCGAGGAGAAGCCACATCCTGATTCAT TTGTGTTTGCAGCTGGATCAGAGCGATCTTCCGACGCACCCGCTCAACCGGAGAGATCACCGCCCCCGCTTCCCCCGCCACGCTTTCCGAACAGCGGTGTCTGA